The Streptomyces laurentii genome contains a region encoding:
- a CDS encoding uvrD/REP helicase (Family description; cl15862;~Superfamily I DNA and RNA helicases [DNA replication,recombination, and repair]; COG0210;~UvrD/REP helicase [Streptomyces pristinaespiralis ATCC25486];~identified by MetaGeneAnnotator; putative), whose protein sequence is MSHGVRTQVAVTPQANEDIRRLDAATKNAVGDFVRRLRADRSNRALRLTLLREAGGNGRLFLATLDGSRMGLLLETEENRFSLLAVRVGPSAREELARLTVEINAVSGGVELVDQSDVSANVVAMPVRPEPAPEPGIAPERPSVTETSTAPSGVGAGASTVAPAALPVPLFAPYEDEELIGLGVIASLLPALRRITDSHQLSTVLSHNLPGLTREVLLALHDGMEPSEVRRFITAPWRADEEIDPQDWARAARRPVSQVSTDDAAVLDALGDGFDAWRLFLHPEQHRIATASFKGSAKVTGGPGTGKTVVALHRVRHLVAQLPPGQTRPVLLTTYNTNLAADLKERLHRLGGDALVRRVDVKSVDQLAREVVEQHPSSVLGTPVGDEEAMALWHRVCAEAGVFDFDADFLDSEFKHVILAQGCGTERLYLRAERRGRGVLQRAGRKQVWELVAKYRTFLEGPPRRTTYALIADEAARIEEHRMAKAAEQARYKEEHGGLDLIHREASSGMWLKPRYHHIVVDEAQDLSASHWRMLRAMVAPGPNDLFLVGDAHQRIYSHQVVLGRLGISTPGRASRRLTLNYRTTREILGSAHGLVHGETFDDLDDGADTLDGYRSVLTGLAPQYWQAPDWETEMRAVATLLKERHERYGTPYSAMAVSVPDKAAVTQLAYTLACEPFLIPASEISREGPRDTDTVRIGTMHRFKGLEFQRVFLAGISDGLVPHQRIETFRLSNPDRYRQEEQRARSLLFVAATRARDELVVSWHGRSSRYLPRHADRDAGRATSLLTGDGPPSDSNAA, encoded by the coding sequence ATGAGCCATGGGGTCAGGACACAGGTCGCGGTCACGCCGCAGGCCAACGAGGACATCCGGCGCCTCGACGCGGCGACGAAGAACGCGGTGGGCGACTTCGTCCGCCGACTGCGGGCCGACCGGTCGAACCGGGCCCTGCGGCTGACCCTGCTTCGTGAGGCAGGCGGAAACGGGCGCCTGTTCCTTGCGACGCTCGACGGCAGCCGCATGGGCCTGCTGCTCGAAACCGAGGAGAACCGCTTCAGCCTGCTGGCCGTCCGGGTCGGGCCGTCGGCCCGGGAAGAGCTCGCCCGGCTGACCGTGGAGATCAACGCGGTCTCGGGTGGTGTCGAGCTCGTCGATCAGAGCGACGTTAGCGCCAATGTGGTGGCGATGCCCGTGCGCCCCGAGCCCGCTCCGGAACCGGGCATCGCACCGGAGAGACCCTCGGTCACCGAGACGTCCACAGCTCCGTCGGGCGTCGGGGCCGGTGCCTCCACGGTCGCACCGGCCGCCCTGCCGGTCCCGCTCTTCGCCCCATACGAGGACGAGGAGCTCATCGGCCTGGGGGTCATCGCTTCCCTCCTGCCCGCCCTCCGGCGGATCACCGACAGCCATCAACTGAGTACAGTCCTCAGCCACAACCTCCCCGGGCTCACCCGAGAGGTGCTGCTCGCGCTGCACGACGGCATGGAGCCGAGCGAGGTCCGCAGGTTCATCACCGCCCCGTGGCGGGCGGACGAGGAGATCGACCCGCAGGACTGGGCCCGGGCGGCACGCCGGCCCGTGTCCCAGGTCAGTACCGACGACGCGGCCGTCCTGGACGCACTCGGGGACGGTTTCGACGCCTGGCGGCTCTTCCTCCACCCCGAACAGCACAGGATCGCCACGGCTTCCTTCAAGGGATCGGCAAAGGTCACCGGCGGGCCGGGCACCGGCAAGACGGTCGTAGCCCTCCACCGGGTCCGCCACCTCGTCGCCCAACTGCCGCCGGGCCAGACCAGACCCGTCCTGCTGACCACGTACAACACCAATCTCGCGGCCGACCTGAAAGAGCGCCTGCATCGGCTCGGCGGCGACGCGCTCGTCCGCCGGGTCGACGTCAAGTCCGTGGACCAGCTGGCCAGGGAAGTGGTCGAGCAGCATCCGAGTTCCGTGCTCGGCACGCCCGTGGGCGACGAGGAGGCCATGGCACTCTGGCACCGGGTGTGCGCCGAGGCAGGGGTCTTCGACTTCGACGCCGACTTCCTCGACTCCGAGTTCAAGCACGTCATCCTCGCCCAGGGCTGCGGTACCGAACGCCTGTACCTCCGGGCCGAGCGACGGGGCCGCGGCGTGCTGCAACGGGCCGGACGGAAGCAGGTATGGGAGCTGGTGGCGAAGTACCGTACGTTTCTGGAGGGTCCGCCCAGACGCACCACGTACGCACTGATCGCCGACGAGGCCGCGCGGATCGAGGAGCACCGCATGGCCAAGGCCGCCGAGCAGGCACGTTACAAGGAGGAGCACGGCGGCCTGGACCTCATCCACCGCGAGGCGAGCAGCGGCATGTGGCTCAAGCCCCGCTACCACCACATCGTGGTGGACGAGGCTCAGGACCTGTCGGCCTCGCACTGGCGGATGCTGCGCGCGATGGTGGCACCCGGACCGAACGACCTCTTCCTGGTCGGCGACGCTCACCAGCGCATCTACTCTCACCAGGTCGTCCTGGGCAGGCTCGGCATCAGCACTCCCGGCCGGGCCTCCCGGCGACTGACGCTGAACTACCGCACGACACGCGAGATCCTCGGCAGTGCCCACGGCCTGGTGCACGGCGAGACCTTCGACGATCTCGACGACGGTGCGGACACCCTGGATGGATACCGCTCCGTCCTGACGGGGCTGGCCCCTCAGTACTGGCAGGCTCCCGACTGGGAGACCGAGATGAGGGCCGTCGCCACGCTACTCAAGGAGCGCCACGAGCGCTACGGCACTCCGTACTCGGCCATGGCCGTCAGCGTTCCGGACAAGGCCGCGGTCACACAGCTCGCCTACACCCTGGCGTGCGAGCCCTTCCTGATCCCCGCGAGTGAGATCAGCAGGGAGGGGCCCCGCGACACCGACACCGTGCGCATCGGCACCATGCACCGTTTCAAGGGGCTCGAATTCCAGCGGGTGTTCCTGGCCGGTATCAGCGACGGTTTGGTTCCCCATCAGCGCATCGAGACCTTCCGGCTGAGCAACCCCGACCGATACCGCCAAGAGGAACAGCGAGCCCGCTCGCTGCTCTTCGTGGCGGCCACCCGGGCACGCGACGAGCTGGTCGTCTCCTGGCACGGGCGCTCGAGCCGCTACCTGCCACGGCATGCCGATCGCGATGCCGGCCGTGCGACGTCCCTGCTGACGGGCGACGGTCCTCCGTCGGATTCGAACGCGGCCTGA